The following proteins come from a genomic window of Pseudomonas sp. Z8(2022):
- the tig gene encoding trigger factor, whose translation MQVSVESTSALERRMTVGVPVERIETEVNKRLQQTARRAKVPGFRPGKVPMSVIRQRYEDAARQEALGDLIQATFYEAVVEQKLNPAGAPAVEPKTFEKGKDLEYVATFEVFPEFEVAGFDSIAIERLQAEVADSDVDNMLDILRKQNTRFEAVERAAENGDQLNIDFVGKIDGEAFAGGSAKGTQLVLGSGRMIPGFEDALVGAKAGEERVINPTFPEDYQNLDLAGKTAEFTVTVNSVSAPQLPELNDEFFALFGIKEGGLEGFRAEVRKNMERELRQAIKSKVKNQVMDGLLAANPVEVPKALIGNEVNRLRVQAVQQFGGNIKPDQLPAELFEEQAKRRVVLGLIVAEVVKKFELKPDEARVRELIEEMASAYQEPEQVVAWYYKNDQQMNEVRSVVLEEQVVDTVLQKANVTDKAVSYEDAVKPAEAPKAD comes from the coding sequence ATGCAAGTTTCTGTTGAAAGCACTTCTGCTCTTGAGCGCCGCATGACCGTCGGCGTACCCGTCGAGCGCATCGAGACTGAAGTCAACAAGCGTCTGCAACAGACTGCCCGTCGTGCCAAGGTTCCTGGCTTCCGTCCTGGCAAGGTACCGATGAGCGTTATCCGTCAGCGTTATGAAGATGCCGCTCGTCAGGAAGCACTGGGCGATCTGATCCAGGCGACCTTCTACGAGGCTGTGGTCGAGCAGAAGCTGAACCCGGCCGGTGCTCCGGCTGTCGAGCCGAAGACCTTCGAGAAGGGCAAGGATCTGGAATACGTCGCCACTTTCGAAGTTTTCCCCGAGTTCGAAGTCGCCGGTTTCGACTCCATCGCCATCGAGCGTCTGCAGGCTGAAGTGGCTGACAGCGATGTCGACAACATGCTGGATATCCTGCGCAAGCAGAACACCCGTTTCGAAGCTGTTGAGCGTGCCGCCGAGAATGGCGACCAGCTGAACATCGACTTCGTCGGCAAGATCGACGGCGAAGCCTTCGCCGGTGGCAGCGCCAAGGGCACTCAGCTGGTGCTGGGTTCCGGTCGCATGATCCCGGGCTTCGAAGACGCCCTGGTCGGTGCCAAGGCCGGTGAAGAGCGCGTGATCAACCCGACCTTCCCGGAGGACTACCAGAACCTCGATCTGGCCGGCAAAACCGCCGAGTTCACCGTGACCGTGAACAGCGTTTCCGCGCCGCAACTGCCTGAGCTGAACGACGAATTCTTCGCCCTATTCGGTATCAAGGAAGGCGGTCTGGAAGGTTTCCGTGCCGAAGTTCGCAAGAACATGGAGCGCGAACTGCGTCAGGCCATCAAGTCCAAGGTCAAGAACCAGGTGATGGACGGTCTGCTGGCTGCCAACCCGGTTGAAGTGCCGAAAGCGCTGATCGGCAACGAAGTGAATCGTCTGCGCGTGCAGGCTGTTCAGCAGTTCGGTGGCAACATCAAGCCTGATCAACTGCCGGCCGAGCTGTTCGAAGAGCAGGCCAAGCGCCGCGTCGTACTGGGCCTGATCGTTGCTGAAGTGGTCAAGAAGTTCGAGCTCAAGCCTGACGAAGCCCGCGTCCGCGAGCTGATCGAAGAGATGGCTTCGGCTTACCAGGAGCCTGAGCAGGTCGTTGCCTGGTACTACAAGAACGACCAGCAGATGAACGAAGTGCGTTCGGTTGTACTGGAAGAACAAGTTGTAGATACTGTTCTGCAGAAGGCCAACGTGACCGATAAAGCGGTTTCCTACGAAGACGCAGTCAAGCCGGCGGA
- the folD gene encoding bifunctional methylenetetrahydrofolate dehydrogenase/methenyltetrahydrofolate cyclohydrolase FolD → MTAQLIDGKAIAASLRQQIAQRVAERRQQGLRAPGLAVILVGTDPASQVYVSHKRKDCEEVGFLSRAYDLPTETSQADLLALIDELNEDPTIDGILVQLPLPEHLDSSLLLERIRPDKDVDGFHPYNIGRLAQRMPLLRPCTPKGIMTLLESTGVNLYGLHAVVVGASNIVGRPMAMELLLAGCTVTVTHRFTKDLAHHVGQADIVVVAAGKPGLVKGEWIKEGAIVIDVGINRQDDGKLVGDVVYETALPRAGWITPVPGGVGPMTRAGLLENTLHAAEHLHK, encoded by the coding sequence ATGACCGCACAACTGATCGACGGCAAGGCGATCGCCGCCAGCCTCCGCCAGCAGATTGCCCAACGTGTCGCCGAACGCCGCCAGCAAGGCCTGCGTGCGCCAGGCCTGGCCGTGATCCTGGTTGGTACCGATCCCGCCTCCCAGGTCTATGTGTCACATAAACGCAAGGATTGCGAAGAAGTCGGCTTCCTGTCGCGCGCCTACGACCTGCCGACCGAGACCAGCCAGGCCGACCTGCTCGCCCTGATCGATGAGCTCAACGAAGATCCGACCATCGACGGCATTCTGGTTCAGCTGCCGTTGCCGGAACATCTGGATTCCTCCCTGCTGCTCGAGCGCATTCGCCCGGACAAGGACGTGGACGGTTTTCACCCCTACAACATCGGCCGTCTGGCTCAGCGCATGCCGCTGCTGCGCCCCTGCACACCGAAAGGTATCATGACCCTGCTGGAAAGCACCGGTGTCAATCTCTACGGCCTGCACGCCGTGGTGGTCGGGGCCTCGAATATCGTTGGTCGACCAATGGCCATGGAACTGCTGCTGGCCGGCTGCACCGTGACCGTCACTCACCGTTTCACCAAGGATCTGGCTCATCACGTCGGTCAGGCCGATATCGTCGTGGTCGCCGCTGGTAAACCGGGACTGGTCAAGGGCGAGTGGATCAAGGAAGGCGCCATCGTCATCGACGTCGGCATCAACCGCCAGGACGATGGCAAGCTGGTCGGCGACGTGGTCTACGAGACCGCCCTGCCCCGCGCCGGCTGGATCACCCCAGTGCCAGGCGGCGTTGGCCCGATGACCCGTGCCGGCCTACTGGAAAACACCCTGCACGCTGCCGAACACCTGCATAAATAG
- a CDS encoding ABC transporter substrate-binding protein translates to MFDNNNKTRHSMALAALLALSGLSGAAWADAYEEAAKKWIAEEFNPSTLTPEQQLEELKWFIKAAEPFRGMNISVVSETITTHEYESKVLAKAFSEITGIKLKHDLLQEGDVVEKLQTQMQSDKNIYDGWVNDSDLIGTHARYGKAMAISDMIEGEAKDFTSPTLDLEDFIGISFTTGPDKKIYQLPDQQFANLYWFRADWFERPELKARFKEIYGYELGVPVNWSAYEDIAEFFSKHVKEIDGQRVYGHMDYGKKDPSLGWRFTDAWFSMAGGGDKGLPNGLPVDEWGIRVDGCRPVGSSVARGGDTNGPAAVYATQKYVDWMRQYAPPEAQGMTFSEAGPVPAQGAIAQQIFWYTAFTADMTKPGLPVVNEDGTPKWRMAPSPKGPYWEEGMKLGYQDTGSWTFLKSTPEKQRLAAWLYAQFVTSKTVSLKKTLVGLTPIRESDINSEAMSEVAPKLGGLVEFYRSPARVQWTPTGTNVPDYPRLAQLWWQFIAEAASGDKTPQQALDGLAAAQDTMLGRLERSGVLGECGPKLNEPRDPQYWFDQPGAPKPKLANEKPKGETIAYDELLKSWEQARN, encoded by the coding sequence ATGTTCGACAATAACAACAAGACCCGACATAGCATGGCGTTGGCCGCCTTGCTGGCGTTGTCCGGTTTGAGCGGTGCGGCCTGGGCGGATGCCTATGAAGAAGCCGCGAAGAAGTGGATCGCCGAGGAGTTCAACCCCTCGACCCTGACGCCCGAGCAGCAGCTCGAAGAGCTGAAATGGTTCATCAAGGCCGCCGAGCCGTTTCGCGGCATGAACATCAGCGTGGTGTCGGAAACCATCACCACCCACGAGTACGAGTCCAAGGTGCTGGCCAAGGCCTTCAGCGAGATCACCGGGATCAAGCTCAAGCACGACCTGCTGCAGGAAGGCGACGTGGTCGAGAAGCTGCAGACGCAGATGCAGTCGGACAAGAACATCTACGACGGCTGGGTCAACGACTCCGACCTGATCGGCACCCATGCGCGCTACGGCAAGGCGATGGCGATCAGCGACATGATCGAAGGCGAGGCCAAGGATTTCACCTCGCCGACCCTGGATCTCGAGGACTTCATCGGCATTTCCTTCACCACCGGGCCGGACAAGAAGATCTACCAGCTGCCCGATCAGCAGTTCGCCAACCTCTACTGGTTCCGCGCCGACTGGTTCGAGCGCCCGGAGCTGAAGGCCAGGTTCAAGGAAATCTACGGCTACGAGCTGGGTGTGCCGGTGAACTGGTCGGCCTACGAGGACATCGCCGAGTTCTTCTCCAAGCACGTCAAGGAAATCGATGGCCAGCGCGTCTACGGCCACATGGACTACGGCAAGAAGGACCCGTCGCTGGGCTGGCGCTTCACCGACGCCTGGTTCTCCATGGCCGGCGGTGGCGACAAGGGCCTGCCCAACGGCCTGCCGGTAGACGAGTGGGGTATTCGTGTAGACGGCTGCCGTCCGGTGGGCTCCAGCGTTGCCCGTGGCGGCGACACCAACGGTCCGGCTGCGGTTTACGCCACGCAGAAATACGTCGACTGGATGCGCCAGTATGCGCCGCCGGAAGCGCAGGGCATGACCTTCTCCGAGGCAGGTCCCGTGCCGGCGCAGGGGGCTATCGCCCAGCAGATCTTCTGGTACACCGCCTTCACCGCCGACATGACCAAGCCGGGCCTGCCGGTGGTGAACGAGGACGGCACGCCGAAATGGCGCATGGCGCCGTCGCCCAAGGGGCCGTACTGGGAGGAGGGCATGAAGCTGGGCTATCAGGATACCGGCTCCTGGACCTTCCTCAAGTCCACTCCGGAGAAACAGCGTCTGGCGGCCTGGCTCTACGCCCAGTTCGTCACTTCCAAGACCGTTTCGCTGAAGAAGACCCTGGTCGGCCTGACGCCGATCCGCGAGTCGGACATCAACTCCGAGGCGATGAGCGAAGTGGCGCCGAAACTGGGCGGTCTGGTCGAGTTCTACCGCAGCCCGGCGCGCGTGCAGTGGACGCCGACCGGCACCAACGTGCCGGACTACCCGCGCCTGGCTCAGCTGTGGTGGCAGTTCATCGCCGAAGCTGCCAGCGGCGACAAGACCCCGCAGCAGGCGCTCGATGGTCTGGCTGCAGCGCAGGACACCATGCTTGGGCGTCTGGAGCGCTCCGGTGTGCTGGGTGAATGCGGGCCGAAGCTGAACGAGCCGCGTGATCCGCAGTACTGGTTCGACCAGCCGGGCGCGCCGAAGCCGAAGCTGGCCAACGAGAAGCCCAAGGGCGAAACCATCGCCTACGACGAGCTGCTCAAATCCTGGGAGCAGGCGCGTAACTGA
- a CDS encoding DUF2160 domain-containing protein produces MSWMAWTLPTALFFAGIAVLLAGMTLVELRWPCVERKGFLPIATTRGDRLFIGLLGSAYLHLLVIGVTDWSVWIASLLSLLWLCAVMRWG; encoded by the coding sequence ATGAGCTGGATGGCCTGGACTCTGCCGACCGCGCTGTTCTTCGCCGGCATCGCCGTGCTGCTGGCCGGCATGACGCTGGTCGAGCTGCGCTGGCCGTGCGTCGAGCGCAAGGGTTTTCTGCCGATCGCCACCACCCGGGGTGATCGGCTTTTTATCGGTCTGCTCGGCAGCGCCTATCTGCACCTGCTGGTGATAGGCGTGACCGACTGGAGCGTGTGGATAGCCTCGCTGCTATCGCTGTTGTGGTTGTGCGCAGTCATGCGTTGGGGCTGA
- a CDS encoding carbohydrate ABC transporter permease, producing MMLRKRLALLIYFLFLLVPIYWLLNMSFKSNTEILGALSLWPQNFTLDNYRVIFTDRSWYEGYLNSLYYVSLNTLISLSVALPAAYAFSRYRFLGDKHLFFWLLTNRMAPPAVFLLPFFQLYSSIGLFDTHIAVALAHCLFNVPLAVWILEGFMSSVPKEIDETAYIDGYSFPKFFVKIFIPLIRSGIGVTAFFCFMFSWVELLLARTLTSVEAKPIAAVMTRTVSASGIDWGVLAAAGVLTIIPGMLVIWFVRNHVAKGFALGRV from the coding sequence ATGATGCTGCGCAAACGTCTGGCACTGCTGATCTACTTCCTGTTCCTGCTGGTGCCCATCTACTGGCTGCTGAACATGTCGTTCAAGAGCAACACCGAGATTCTCGGTGCGCTGAGCCTGTGGCCGCAGAATTTCACCCTGGACAACTACCGGGTGATCTTCACCGACCGCAGCTGGTACGAGGGCTATCTCAACTCGCTGTACTACGTCAGCCTGAACACACTGATCTCGCTCAGCGTGGCGCTGCCGGCGGCCTACGCGTTCTCGCGCTACCGCTTCCTCGGCGACAAACACCTGTTCTTCTGGCTGCTGACCAACCGCATGGCGCCGCCGGCGGTGTTCCTCCTGCCGTTCTTCCAGCTGTACTCGTCCATCGGCCTCTTCGATACGCATATCGCCGTGGCGCTGGCGCACTGCCTGTTCAACGTGCCGCTGGCGGTGTGGATTCTCGAGGGTTTCATGTCCAGCGTGCCCAAGGAAATCGACGAGACGGCCTATATCGACGGCTATAGCTTCCCGAAATTCTTCGTGAAGATCTTCATCCCGCTGATCCGCTCCGGCATCGGCGTCACCGCCTTCTTCTGCTTCATGTTCTCCTGGGTCGAGCTGCTGCTGGCGCGCACCCTCACGTCGGTGGAGGCCAAGCCCATCGCAGCGGTGATGACCCGTACCGTGTCCGCTTCGGGTATCGACTGGGGCGTGCTGGCTGCTGCCGGGGTGCTGACCATCATCCCGGGGATGCTGGTGATCTGGTTCGTTCGCAACCATGTGGCCAAGGGTTTCGCCCTCGGTCGCGTGTAA
- a CDS encoding carbohydrate ABC transporter permease, whose amino-acid sequence MKVQNNKAWWLVLPVFLLVAFSAIVPMMTVVNYSVQDIFDPATRYFVGVDWYRQVLQDPRLHDSLLRQFIFSACVLLIEIPLGIAIALCMPTRGRWASLCLILMAIPLLIPWNVVGTIWQIFGRADIGLMGWALNALGISYNYASNTMDAWVTVLIMDVWHWTSLVALLCYSGLRAIPDVYYQAARIDRASNWAVFRHIQLPKLKSVLLIAVMLRFMDSFMIYTEPFVLTGGGPGNATTFLSQTLTQMAIGQFDLGPAAAFSLVYFLIILLVSWLFYTAMTHDDKTR is encoded by the coding sequence ATGAAGGTGCAGAACAACAAGGCCTGGTGGCTGGTACTGCCGGTGTTTCTGCTGGTGGCATTCAGCGCCATCGTGCCGATGATGACAGTGGTCAACTATTCGGTGCAGGACATCTTCGACCCGGCCACGCGCTACTTCGTCGGCGTCGACTGGTACCGCCAGGTGCTGCAGGACCCGCGTCTGCACGACTCGCTGCTGCGCCAGTTCATCTTCTCCGCCTGCGTGCTGCTGATCGAAATTCCGCTGGGTATCGCCATTGCCCTGTGCATGCCGACGCGCGGCCGCTGGGCTTCGCTGTGCCTGATCCTGATGGCCATCCCGCTGCTGATTCCATGGAACGTGGTGGGCACCATCTGGCAGATCTTCGGTCGCGCAGACATCGGGCTGATGGGCTGGGCGCTGAACGCACTGGGCATCAGCTACAACTACGCATCCAACACCATGGACGCCTGGGTCACGGTGCTGATCATGGACGTCTGGCACTGGACCTCGCTGGTGGCGCTGCTGTGCTACTCGGGGCTGCGCGCCATCCCTGACGTCTATTACCAGGCGGCGCGCATCGACCGCGCGTCGAACTGGGCGGTGTTCCGCCACATTCAGCTGCCCAAGCTGAAAAGCGTGCTGCTGATCGCGGTGATGCTGCGCTTCATGGACAGTTTCATGATCTACACCGAGCCGTTCGTGCTCACCGGCGGCGGGCCGGGCAACGCCACCACTTTCCTCAGCCAGACCCTGACACAGATGGCCATCGGCCAGTTCGACCTGGGTCCGGCTGCAGCGTTCTCGCTGGTCTACTTCCTGATCATCCTGCTGGTGTCCTGGCTGTTCTACACGGCCATGACCCACGACGACAAAACCCGCTGA
- a CDS encoding ABC transporter ATP-binding protein, whose amino-acid sequence MAEIRLHNLAHSYSGTPKAPEDYAIREMNHVWQQGGAYALLGPSGCGKSTLLNIISGLLSPSQGEVQFDGKAVNALSPQQRNIAQVFQFPVVYDTMTVFDNLAFPLRNQGMDEARVMSKVHEIAEVLELHPLLHKKARNLTADEKQKVSMGRGLVRDDVSAILFDEPLTVIDPHLKWKLRRKLKQIHEQFNITMVYVTHDQLEASTFADKIAVMYGGQIVQFGTPRELFERPGHTFVGYFIGSPGMNLIDVQRCEGGVRFADTVLPLPAALNQRLAGLDGRRLQVGIRPEFVHLWDGVYEDALCGWVLHVEDLGTYKILTFDLDGQVLKARLQEDQPVPHERVYLSFPAQWLMLYADDYLVEVTP is encoded by the coding sequence ATGGCCGAGATCCGTTTGCACAACCTGGCGCACAGCTACAGCGGTACGCCGAAAGCGCCGGAGGATTATGCAATCCGCGAAATGAACCACGTCTGGCAGCAGGGCGGCGCCTACGCGCTGCTGGGGCCGTCGGGCTGCGGCAAGTCCACGCTGCTCAACATCATCTCCGGGCTGCTCAGCCCGTCGCAGGGCGAGGTGCAGTTCGACGGCAAGGCGGTCAACGCGCTGTCGCCGCAGCAGCGCAACATCGCCCAGGTTTTCCAGTTTCCGGTGGTCTACGACACCATGACGGTGTTCGACAACCTGGCCTTTCCGCTGCGCAACCAGGGCATGGACGAAGCGCGGGTGATGAGCAAGGTGCACGAAATCGCCGAGGTGCTGGAACTGCACCCGCTGCTGCACAAGAAGGCGCGCAACCTCACCGCCGACGAGAAGCAGAAGGTCTCCATGGGACGCGGCCTGGTACGTGACGACGTGTCGGCGATTCTCTTCGACGAGCCGCTGACGGTGATCGACCCGCACCTGAAGTGGAAGCTGCGGCGCAAGCTCAAGCAGATCCACGAGCAGTTCAACATCACCATGGTCTACGTCACCCACGATCAGCTGGAGGCCTCCACCTTCGCCGACAAGATCGCGGTGATGTATGGCGGGCAGATCGTCCAGTTCGGTACCCCGCGCGAGCTGTTCGAGCGTCCCGGGCACACCTTCGTCGGCTATTTCATCGGCAGTCCGGGCATGAATCTGATCGACGTGCAGCGCTGCGAGGGCGGTGTGCGTTTCGCCGATACCGTGCTGCCGCTGCCCGCGGCGCTCAACCAGCGTCTGGCTGGACTGGACGGCCGGCGCCTGCAGGTGGGCATCCGCCCCGAGTTCGTGCATCTCTGGGATGGTGTCTACGAAGATGCGTTGTGTGGCTGGGTGCTGCATGTCGAGGACCTCGGCACCTACAAGATCCTCACCTTCGACCTCGATGGCCAGGTGCTCAAGGCACGCCTGCAGGAGGATCAGCCGGTGCCGCACGAGCGGGTCTACCTGAGCTTTCCGGCGCAATGGCTGATGCTCTACGCCGACGATTACCTGGTGGAGGTGACGCCATGA
- a CDS encoding ABC transporter ATP-binding protein has protein sequence MSLKLEHVTRIVDGQVHIDDACLSFEPGSFNVLLGRTLAGKTSLMRLMAGLDRPSSGRVLMNGADVTGVPVRQRNVSMVYQQFINYPTLTVFENIASPLRQAGMAWERIVEKVEATARMLRIDKLLSRYPLELSGGQQQRTAMARALVKDASLILFDEPLVNLDYKLREELRQEMRELFQARHTIAIYATTEPNEALALGGTTTILHEGRVVQSGRTAEVYHRPQQVLAAELFSEPAINLMPGRISAAEVSFADCVHFPLNPDLRGIAEGEYRFGVRPSHIGLVPSNDDDLELAVTVELAEISGSETFLHVRNEQFVLVLHLPGVHEYAVDTPILIYIPTHKLFVFAADGQLVQAPSRRQGRAA, from the coding sequence ATGTCGCTCAAGCTCGAACACGTCACCCGTATCGTCGACGGCCAGGTGCATATCGATGATGCCTGCCTGAGTTTCGAACCCGGCTCCTTCAACGTCCTGCTTGGCCGGACCCTGGCCGGCAAGACCAGCCTGATGCGGCTGATGGCCGGGCTGGATCGGCCCAGCAGCGGCCGCGTGCTGATGAACGGCGCCGATGTCACCGGCGTGCCGGTACGTCAGCGCAACGTGTCGATGGTCTATCAGCAGTTCATCAACTATCCGACTCTGACGGTGTTCGAGAACATCGCCTCGCCATTGCGCCAGGCCGGTATGGCCTGGGAGCGGATCGTCGAGAAGGTCGAGGCCACGGCGCGCATGCTGCGTATCGACAAGCTGCTGTCGCGCTACCCGCTGGAGCTGTCCGGCGGTCAGCAGCAGCGCACCGCCATGGCCCGGGCGCTGGTCAAGGATGCCTCGCTGATTCTGTTCGACGAGCCCCTGGTCAACCTCGACTACAAATTGCGCGAAGAGCTGCGCCAGGAAATGCGCGAGCTGTTTCAGGCGCGCCATACCATCGCCATCTATGCCACCACCGAGCCCAACGAGGCGCTGGCCCTGGGCGGCACCACCACCATCCTGCATGAGGGACGGGTAGTGCAGAGTGGCAGGACCGCCGAGGTCTACCACCGTCCGCAACAGGTGCTGGCTGCAGAATTGTTCTCCGAGCCTGCGATCAACCTGATGCCGGGGCGCATCAGCGCTGCCGAGGTGAGCTTCGCCGATTGCGTGCACTTTCCGCTCAACCCCGACCTGCGCGGTATCGCCGAGGGCGAGTACCGCTTCGGCGTGCGCCCGAGTCATATCGGTCTGGTGCCATCCAACGACGATGATCTGGAGCTGGCGGTAACCGTGGAGCTGGCCGAGATCAGCGGCTCGGAAACCTTCCTCCACGTACGCAACGAGCAGTTCGTGCTGGTGCTGCATCTGCCGGGGGTACACGAGTACGCGGTGGATACGCCGATCCTGATCTACATCCCCACGCACAAGCTGTTCGTCTTCGCTGCCGACGGGCAGCTGGTGCAGGCGCCCAGCCGCCGTCAGGGGAGGGCTGCCTGA
- a CDS encoding sigma-54-dependent Fis family transcriptional regulator yields the protein MTEAARAPAHDTLIQESWSRCRDYGLTHQSSPRFDPPSAGELSALLESRQALVQTTHQEVLPYYGTILSNSNCLIMLADEQGRLLQSWGDQRFIEPRQAAGFVAGASWLERYTGTNAIGTALSCGQAVHIQHDEHFLKANRFMTGSASPIFDEQRRMIAVLDVSSDSYLPPAHTLGMVKMMSQSVENRLILKLFADQYHLLSFNTSLDNLDSPWAGLVVFDERGHVVSANRRADNLLGQPLTYGAIEQLFDVPLQQLLNQPDGQPFSLRTSGHFRFHARVRRPARPAPVQPRDFRPQATTGAPQAPHLHTLSLGDARMDKAIRQAERLLEKDIPILVQGETGAGKEVFVRALHRASSRANQPFIAVNCAAIPAELVESELFGYEKGAFTGASQKGHVGLIRKAHKGTLFLDEIGDMPLRVQARLLRVLQERCVQPLGSSELHPVDVRLVSATNRPLRQDVDSGQFRADLYYRISGLNLELPPLRERSDKQALFQRLWEQHREPNQRAGISSEVLELFQHHPWPGNLRQLSSVLRVALAMADDQPIRTEHLPDDFFLDLPAETPSQAPTAVDNADLASQYQACGGNISYLARHLGLSRNTLYKRLREQGVRP from the coding sequence ATGACAGAAGCTGCCCGTGCGCCCGCGCACGACACCCTGATCCAGGAGTCCTGGTCGCGCTGCCGGGACTACGGGCTGACCCACCAGAGTTCGCCCCGCTTCGACCCGCCTTCCGCCGGCGAACTTTCAGCCCTGCTGGAAAGCCGCCAGGCCCTGGTGCAGACCACTCATCAGGAAGTGCTGCCCTACTACGGCACCATACTTTCCAACTCCAACTGCCTGATCATGCTCGCCGACGAGCAGGGTCGGCTGCTGCAGTCCTGGGGTGACCAGCGCTTCATCGAGCCGCGCCAGGCTGCAGGCTTCGTCGCCGGTGCCAGCTGGCTGGAGCGCTACACCGGCACCAATGCCATTGGCACTGCACTGAGTTGCGGCCAGGCCGTGCATATCCAGCACGACGAACACTTTCTCAAGGCCAACCGCTTCATGACCGGTTCCGCCTCGCCGATCTTCGACGAGCAGAGGCGCATGATCGCCGTGCTCGACGTGTCCAGCGACAGCTACCTGCCACCCGCGCACACCCTGGGCATGGTCAAGATGATGAGTCAGTCGGTGGAGAACCGCCTGATCCTCAAGCTGTTCGCCGACCAGTATCATCTGCTCAGTTTCAACACCAGCCTGGACAATCTCGACAGCCCCTGGGCCGGACTGGTGGTCTTCGACGAACGTGGTCACGTGGTCTCGGCCAACCGCCGCGCCGATAACCTGCTCGGCCAGCCCCTGACCTACGGCGCCATCGAACAGCTGTTCGACGTACCGCTGCAGCAATTGCTCAATCAGCCGGACGGCCAGCCGTTCAGCCTGCGCACCAGCGGCCACTTCCGCTTTCACGCACGGGTACGCCGCCCTGCCCGCCCAGCCCCCGTGCAACCTCGCGATTTCCGCCCGCAGGCCACCACGGGCGCGCCGCAGGCCCCCCATCTGCACACGCTGAGCCTGGGCGATGCGCGCATGGACAAGGCCATTCGCCAGGCCGAACGCCTGCTGGAAAAGGACATCCCGATTCTGGTGCAGGGCGAGACCGGCGCCGGCAAGGAGGTTTTCGTCAGGGCGCTACATCGCGCCAGTTCGCGCGCGAACCAGCCCTTCATCGCGGTTAACTGCGCGGCCATCCCGGCGGAGCTGGTGGAATCGGAGCTGTTCGGCTACGAGAAAGGCGCCTTTACCGGCGCCAGCCAGAAAGGCCATGTCGGGCTGATCCGCAAGGCGCACAAGGGCACGCTGTTTCTAGACGAAATCGGCGACATGCCATTGCGCGTACAGGCTCGCCTGCTGCGCGTTCTACAGGAGCGCTGCGTACAGCCGTTGGGCAGCAGCGAGCTGCATCCGGTGGATGTGCGTCTGGTGTCCGCCACCAACCGCCCACTGCGTCAGGATGTCGACAGCGGTCAGTTCCGCGCCGACCTCTACTACCGCATCAGCGGGCTGAATCTGGAACTGCCGCCGCTGCGCGAACGCAGCGACAAGCAGGCCCTGTTCCAGCGACTGTGGGAACAGCACCGTGAGCCCAACCAGCGTGCCGGCATCAGCAGCGAAGTGCTGGAGCTGTTTCAGCACCATCCCTGGCCGGGCAACCTGCGCCAGCTCAGCAGTGTTCTGCGCGTGGCGCTGGCCATGGCCGATGACCAGCCCATCCGCACCGAACACCTGCCGGACGATTTCTTCCTCGACCTACCGGCAGAGACGCCATCGCAGGCGCCGACCGCAGTGGACAACGCTGACCTGGCCAGCCAGTACCAGGCCTGCGGCGGCAATATTTCCTACCTTGCCCGCCACCTCGGCCTGAGCCGCAATACGCTGTACAAGCGCCTGCGTGAACAGGGCGTCAGACCCTGA